The DNA region GCCGGTATTGCGGGGACAGCTACGATGGTAGCTAAAGTTTTGTTCTTTGTTTTTCTCGTCTTATTCGTCGCTGCATTAGTCTTAGGACGCAGACCGCCTACTGTTTGAGCTGAAGG from Candidatus Margulisiibacteriota bacterium includes:
- a CDS encoding DUF1328 domain-containing protein — encoded protein: MLSWALVFLIIAIIAGVFGFAGIAGTATMVAKVLFFVFLVLFVAALVLGRRPPTV